TTAACAAACTAATGATATTTTTTGTAATTGGCTTTTTTCAGAACTAAAACTATCTAAACTCTTGAATATCATACTTTTTAAGTAACTCAAAATAACCTCTAGAAGCTTTAAAAACTTTCATCTCTCTGGCAAACTCTGAGGCAAGACTATCACAATCAGCCTTTTTTGAAAAAGCTATATACGAAGGTATAGTAGTAAGTTCAGGCTTAAGAAAAACAATTTCACCTAAAACACCTTTCTTTTTCGCTATTGCATAAATTATATCACTATTTCCAAAACAGAGATCAAATCTTTTCATTAAAAGTTTATCCAGCAACATATTTTCATCTTTTGCACCATTATCAAAAATTAAAAATCGACATCATCAAAAACATTATTGTAAAAATAACCCATTACAAGACTAATCTTGTATCCCGCCAACTCATTAAGATTACCACTATAAATAATTTTTTCTGAATTTTCCTTCAAAGTAAAAAAATTAAAACAGCTGTTACTCAAAATATTATTTTCATGATAAATTGCAAATTCTTCTCTTTCAATTGATCGTCCAAAGCAGGTAATGGCATCTGCTTCACCAGTTTTAATCAT
This Candidatus Delongbacteria bacterium DNA region includes the following protein-coding sequences:
- a CDS encoding transporter substrate-binding domain-containing protein, with translation MDGEEKIKIVRGDASYYPYEIMNADDTVSGLYFDIVDSICCRLNLVVEVKSLPWKRAILMIKTGEADAITCFGRSIEREEFAIYHENNILSNSCFNFFTLKENSEKIIYSGNLNELAGYKISLVMGYFYNNVFDDVDF